From the Paenibacillus sp. MMS20-IR301 genome, the window ATGGGAGAGTACGGAGCAGAATATGGCGATTCCGCCGCGCAGTTCAGCAGAAGCTGCAATTCCGGTGAAGCCTCCGGCAGGTCCGGGCGCTGCGGGCAGGAGGAAATCTTCCGGGGAAGAAACGGTCCAGCTTCAATTGTGGGACATGGAAGAAACCGCGGAGCCGGTAACGACAACTGAAGGCCAGTTTGTCCACCGTGCCCGGGAGCTTGCAGAACATAAGGAGCCTGCGGCATTGTTTGTTCCTTTCAAAAGCTATTGGCCGACTTACGGGCATATGACCGGCGCGCAGAGCAGGTGGTATTTCTTCTGGCGGGATGAGGTGCGGCAGGGACGTTATCCGAAGACCGACCTTTCTTATATTTTCTTGAATGTGTACGAGCTGCTTAATGGTGTAGGCTGGGACGAGCCGCTGGACGGCTGCCGGCAGCTGAATCTGCTCTGGGAAGCCTACCGGGATCAATACAAACGCCTGGACCAGTACCTTGGCGGCTGGATTGCTGATTTCTCATTCGTGCATAAGCTGGAGATTCCGCTCACGGGCATTGTTGCTCGTTCCCGCGGCCTGGCCGGCGATCTGGCGGAGCTGGAGCTTGTACGCTGTCTGTCCTCGGCTCCGGAGCAGCTTAGCTTCGAAGTGCTGACGGTCATGTCGGATTATGATATCAGCAAGTCCAAATTCTATCTCGGTGACGGCAAAGCAGCGGCGGAGCGGTATATTCCCCAGGTCGTGGCCTTAATTGATGCTTATGTTGCCCGCAAACACGGCTCGAATCTGATCACGATGTTCCCGCCCGGACCGTCAGTTGTCCGTGAGCGTTATTTGTTCCGCAGTGCGGTATACGACATCTCGCTTTATGGTTACTCTGTGCTTGTACCGGTAGTGCGGATCAGCAAGTCCCCTCCGCTGCGCAGTCTGATTACACGATTGTTCCGGCTGACGGAGAACAAGCTTCGTGCGCTTATGGGCTACCGGGGCAGGCTTAAGGATGTCAAAGTGGATGCAGATATGGAAGAGCTGGTGACCCGGTTTCTGGAGCGTGAATTCCGCAAGGCGGAGCAGGAAGAGAAAGGCCCGGCAGTTGT encodes:
- a CDS encoding TerB N-terminal domain-containing protein — protein: MAKDRQGLHFSELVWESTEQNMAIPPRSSAEAAIPVKPPAGPGAAGRRKSSGEETVQLQLWDMEETAEPVTTTEGQFVHRARELAEHKEPAALFVPFKSYWPTYGHMTGAQSRWYFFWRDEVRQGRYPKTDLSYIFLNVYELLNGVGWDEPLDGCRQLNLLWEAYRDQYKRLDQYLGGWIADFSFVHKLEIPLTGIVARSRGLAGDLAELELVRCLSSAPEQLSFEVLTVMSDYDISKSKFYLGDGKAAAERYIPQVVALIDAYVARKHGSNLITMFPPGPSVVRERYLFRSAVYDISLYGYSVLVPVVRISKSPPLRSLITRLFRLTENKLRALMGYRGRLKDVKVDADMEELVTRFLEREFRKAEQEEKGPAVVIDQRRLEQLETDSEVVRALLTVEEAAEQLGTGTTEDAHDKQNAEDTDLDGANTDNKDRILEAAVEAAEAAVEETVEAAMEKVVEAAAKAAVVEKADTPYPSGDPEADSWMLFAAALSPLQCQALLALAEEAGPAKVQRLAAGGGTMAELLFDEINELAMDMLGDLIIDGEELTEESRSRLHYIKR